The genome window CTCCTTTCTTGCGCGAGGGCGAGGTAGGCTGAGGCAGATTCAATAGGGTCGGTTGGGGCAAAGGAGAGAGGAGCGACTACAGGTAAAATTATAATTCATGAAAAAGAGTAATACAAAATTTTGAAGGTTAGGTTACTTTAAGAAAAATTTTCGAAGATAAGGGTTTTTCTTTTTTGGAATTTGCCGAACATATTTTACATTTTCGTAACAGGAAACTAATTAAAATAAATGTACTAAGAggaaaaatgaaatgaattatACTGGACCATAATACACCACGTGTTCGACGGCCAGCCAGCATATCTTTCCCCTCTGACCCCTAAGAAGATAGAGCAACAGCCAATAGGAAATTATGAAGATATTAAATCCCCCAGAATAATAATCTAAAGGTATCaatgccagagagagagagagagagagagagagagagatccatggCGGGTGAGGTGAAGAAGAAGGGCGCCTCCCTGGGAGTGGCGTCAAAGCCCTGCGACTCGTGCCGCTCGACGCCCGCCCTCCTCTACTGTCGCGCCGACGCAGCCTACCTCTGCCGCGGCTGCGACGGGCAAGTGCACGGCGCCAACGGCCTCGCCTCTAGCCACGAGCGCGCCTGGCTGTGCGAGGTCTGCGAGAACGCCCCCGCCGCCGTCACCTGCAAGGCCGACGCCGCCGCCCTCTGCGCCGCCTGCGACGCCGACATCCACTCAGCCAACCCCCTCGCCCGCCGCCACGAGCGCCTCCCACTGCTCCCCTTCCTCGGTCCCGCCCCCAAGCCCCTGATCACAGCCGCTGCCACCGGACGTGGAGGCGAGGGATCCTTCCTCTTCCGATCCTCCTCCGACGATGAAGCGGAAGCCGAGGCCGCCTCCTCCCTCCTTCTTCCTCAGGAGGCCCCGGTGCTCCGGTCGGCTGCGGAGTTCTTCTTCTCTGACGCTGATGCCTATCTTGATCTCGACTACGGCTTACCGTTAGACGCTATCAAGACCGTCGCCGAACCGGATCCGCCGTCCCTCCTCGCGTCGGATGGTGGCTATTTCGATCTCAATATCGCCGGATCCAAACCAGAATCGGATCAGTCGTTATGCCACAGCGTATTCTTCACCTCAGCAATTCACGTCCAGCTAATCCCATAAACGTTGTAATAGATCCTTGCCTCTTTCTCATAGTTTTCCCCTGTGGAACCGCGCAGGTGTCGTCGTCCGAGGCGGCGCTGGTGCCGGAGGTGTCGCAGGCGTCGGTGGTGGGGATACCGTGTGATCCGGCAGCAGCACAGGCGGGCCGGGAGGCGAGGCTGATGAGGTACCGGGAGAAGCGGAAGTGCCGGAGGTTCGAGAAGACGATAAGGTACGCGTCGAGGAAGGCCTACGCGGAGGCGCGGCCAAGGATCAAGGGGCGGTTCGCGAAGAGGGTGGAGGTGGAGGCGGAAGTCGGCCGGATCTACTCATCGGCCGCGGAGGCGGTGGCGGCCCTCATGGCGGAGGACGACTATGGCGTCGTGCCGTCATTTTGAAGCGTTCGCATGTCTCGGCAGCTTCCGAAACGAGCCTCTCCATTGAGCTCTTCAATGAGCGTAATTAATGTAGAAATATGTAACTTAATATAAGGTTTGAAAGACTTTGATTTGGACCCCAACAACTGATTGCTTCAGCTTAATTTGGTGGGATCGAGCCACGAGGGAACCTATTACTTCAACACATGCATCCAAGGTGGAGTTGGTAATTGTATTGGATGAGTGTATCAACTGGTATTTCTACTACCATATACACCGTGCTGTATCCAAGCATTTACATCATTCTGAATGCTTTGCATTTTGTACATTATTTGATGTAAAAGAATGCTACTGCCTTTTATCTTTATTGGATTTTACGTTCTATACATTCAACATGTTTAAATATAACCTCATCAGCATTAATTCTGCCGACATCGATCCtgtttttcctttctttccatgAATTGAGTGTGTGGATGCATGGCCATCTTATATCTATCATGTTCATCGAACAAATTAAGAGGCTCTATCATggctcaattatatatatatatatatatatatatatatatatatatatatatacatgagtaTCTTCAAAAACTTTCTTTTAAAAAGCAAGTATCTATGCGACCATACCAAATCCGTGGAATTTGTTTtagtcgatatatatatatatatatattttatatactttATACTTATTCTAAGGTCTTTTTACATAATCAGAAGGTTGATGAAATATTAAGTCTCCATGCAACAAAACCATGATAAATTTTCTACTCATACCTCTCATTTATAATAGTTGGTATTTCTTTTTATCGTACACAAACTCACAACCCGGTCACTGGGCCTGACTACAACTTAAGAAAATGTGCACTGAGTCCCTACACAAAAAGCAATCACAAAGAGAAGGTTGTGAATGGAGCCCATTACTGCACATAGCCATCATGAAGATGCTGAACAAAGAGGAGGCAGCATGGCACGCTGAACGACATGGTGAACCTGCAGACAGTGGCTCCCATTTCACATAGACGCAGCATAGAGCCTGCGAGATCAATGATGTTAACCAGCCTTCGTTACCGTGAAAGATTTCTGTGACTCAACTCCGGATAATGCGTAAAGAGAACACTTGATAACCAGTGATGGTATTTTGGTGGAGGAAATgaaagtaatatttgatgataaaGCTTCACATGATAGGTCCCATAAACATCTCTATTTATAAGAGTTAAATAGTTATATTACCATGCATTTAATCTTAAGATTCAAGCTTTTTTCATGGTGTATTTTTCTTATATGATGATAATATTTGTAATAAAAGCTAAGTTAACCAACATGTCTAATTATTGAGAACTGATGTAAGTTCTGTCAGTGCCCAATAATGAATAAACTAGTGAGTTAAATTATAAGCCTATTTTGCAGGAATTTTTACTAACTCATCAACTATAGCTGGCTGGCCTACCAAAATGAACAACTGTAATTGTTTGGACACGGCCATGCATGACTCCATCTTCCACTGAGCACAACTTGCAAAGTGGGGGAGTTGCATGTCACTACTCTTGTATCTTCCAGCTTGTAATCaggcaagagatgtttgcaagttACTCCACCAGAAATCCTTGCAAGAACAAGAACGGATTTGTCTTAGTTTAAGAGTCAAATGAGTCTCCTACAGTTTTCTAAGTATCCTAGGCCATGAAGTGAATGAATGAGTTACCCATCAAACACGATTAGAGCAAGAGAAAATTTGTATGATATCATTTATTTTCCACACGCTACAAACATATATATTCCCACCATGAGGATTATATTTTttcatacagagagagagagagagagagagagaaagagcatCAATTCTTTGCATTGTGAATTGAATTGCATGACGGCCCTGATGGGGATAAAAAAagtaataacctttgtataggaacaaatactagaagaccaaaatacgcagcggaataaaatggaaacacaatcaaacagaacaccaagatatacgtggaaaaccccttcaatgtgaagggtaaaaaccacggggcaaactagagataatccactatgagaataatgaatatacaaatctcaatctcttgcccaaaaccctagcaacaaccacaagagaataactgggatacaaggatcacgtcactgcccacaatatctaaaacctccccaagtaatcacagcaagagtctactgtagatttgatctaacctgagatgagaacactgctagatgattgtgaacagtctctctgcgttgtccttgtcttcttccctttctttctcttccttttctgccttgatctccttcttctctttggaatcccgtggcctccaagatctgcctcgttgctgcctttttatagccttaatctgcctctaaaacgcagccaccacacctccctaatcttaattagggttaggttaagagagggtgtgggctgtgggctgataaagcccacatgggctgaatatgggccatcagcccaacaacctcccccttcagcccataagggaggttgtcccatgactcctcaatgtgaagccatgccgaccaactgtcggcatatctcctgtctttcttttggtaaggtcttcgtcaacatgtctgctccgttgtcatctgtatgaattttctgaagctgcaactgcttctcttcaaatacatttcgaatccagtggtatctgacatctatatgctttgacttggaatgaaacattgggttcttacacaaatggattgcactctggctgtcacaatgcaccacataatttttctgtttcagccccaattcttgtaagaattctttcatccataacatttctttgcatacctctgtagcagcaatatattctgcttctgtggtggagagagcaatacacctttgtaacctggattgccatgacacagctccccctgcaaaagtaagtacataacctgaagtagacttcctcgtatctatatctctggccatatctgcatctgtgtaacctgtcaacacaggtggtccacctccaaagcttaaacaaaccttagagctccctctgagatatctaaaaatccacttcactgctgcccagtgctctttgcctggatttgcaagaaatctgctagtaacacccactgcatatgcgatgtctggcctcgtacataccattgcatacattaaactttcaactactgaagcataaggaaccttttgcattttctccttctcctcatcacttgacggactctgttctgagcacaacttgaagtgacctgcaagaggagaaccaactggcttagcattgctcatactgaatctttccaataccttctcgatgtatttctcctgtgacaaccaaatcttcttgtttttcctgtcacgagaaatctgcatgcctagtatttgctttgctggccccatgtccttcattgcaaaagactcactcatttccttcttcaacctgtcaattttagacatatctttcccaagaataagcatgtcatcaacataaagtaagagaataataaaatcctcaccaaaccatttg of Musa acuminata AAA Group cultivar baxijiao chromosome BXJ1-7, Cavendish_Baxijiao_AAA, whole genome shotgun sequence contains these proteins:
- the LOC135678906 gene encoding zinc finger protein CONSTANS-LIKE 3-like encodes the protein MPERERERERERSMAGEVKKKGASLGVASKPCDSCRSTPALLYCRADAAYLCRGCDGQVHGANGLASSHERAWLCEVCENAPAAVTCKADAAALCAACDADIHSANPLARRHERLPLLPFLGPAPKPLITAAATGRGGEGSFLFRSSSDDEAEAEAASSLLLPQEAPVLRSAAEFFFSDADAYLDLDYGLPLDAIKTVAEPDPPSLLASDGGYFDLNIAGSKPESDQSLCHSVSSSEAALVPEVSQASVVGIPCDPAAAQAGREARLMRYREKRKCRRFEKTIRYASRKAYAEARPRIKGRFAKRVEVEAEVGRIYSSAAEAVAALMAEDDYGVVPSF